The following coding sequences lie in one Hyphobacterium sp. CCMP332 genomic window:
- a CDS encoding acyltransferase: protein MRVSNWTGMLFAGTHGRLEDRANNFTALRTAFAFLVLAGHAIMLPIGLPITGAFPEFVDGAVQFALDGFFILSGYMIAASLMRSRDMTRFALARIFRIFPGLIAAMLILWLAVGPLFSTLPLAEYWSRPDTLLFPFLIVGQADPQASLPGVFATHPLTDMNGPLWTIRYELLAYLAAGILAAIGLFRNKWGILAIFAAAAMLSDFELLMPYEGMGEGTLFAAARFGGAFMTGAVMYAWRDRIPLAPGWAVMLIGFAFILRDTPAAMISGQIAMAYVTLWAGYLMIPGKTGKAIRDVEDISYGVYILHWPIGQMTLALFPGAGAAFLFAVMVPGATISGWLMRVAVEKPALAWKSRMQRKAQARRTLLTSAATG, encoded by the coding sequence ATGCGCGTATCAAACTGGACCGGAATGTTGTTTGCCGGCACGCACGGGCGGCTGGAAGACCGTGCCAATAACTTCACCGCCCTTCGCACTGCCTTTGCCTTTCTGGTGCTGGCGGGCCATGCCATCATGTTGCCCATCGGCCTGCCGATCACAGGCGCCTTCCCGGAATTCGTCGACGGCGCGGTGCAGTTTGCGCTCGACGGCTTCTTCATCCTCTCCGGCTACATGATCGCCGCCAGCCTGATGCGTTCGCGCGATATGACCCGATTTGCGCTGGCGCGGATATTCCGGATTTTCCCGGGCCTAATCGCGGCGATGCTGATCCTCTGGCTGGCCGTCGGGCCGCTCTTTTCCACCCTGCCGCTGGCCGAATACTGGAGCCGGCCGGACACCCTGCTCTTTCCCTTCCTGATCGTCGGCCAGGCCGATCCGCAAGCCAGCCTGCCGGGTGTGTTTGCCACCCATCCGCTGACCGACATGAATGGCCCGCTGTGGACGATCCGCTATGAATTGCTGGCCTATCTGGCCGCCGGAATACTGGCTGCCATCGGCCTGTTCCGGAACAAGTGGGGCATTCTGGCGATCTTCGCCGCAGCGGCGATGCTGTCGGATTTTGAATTGCTGATGCCCTATGAAGGCATGGGCGAAGGCACGCTGTTTGCCGCGGCGCGCTTTGGCGGGGCCTTCATGACCGGGGCGGTGATGTATGCCTGGCGCGACCGCATTCCGCTGGCACCGGGCTGGGCGGTGATGCTGATCGGTTTCGCCTTCATTCTGCGCGACACACCGGCCGCGATGATCTCCGGCCAGATCGCCATGGCCTATGTCACGCTCTGGGCCGGCTATCTGATGATCCCAGGCAAGACCGGCAAAGCCATCCGCGACGTCGAGGACATTTCCTACGGCGTCTATATCCTGCACTGGCCCATCGGCCAGATGACGCTGGCGCTGTTTCCGGGCGCGGGTGCCGCTTTCCTGTTTGCCGTCATGGTGCCCGGTGCAACGATCAGTGGCTGGCTGATGCGGGTGGCGGTCGAAAAACCGGCGCTGGCGTGGAAGTCGCGGATGCAGCGCAAGGCCCAGGCCCGGCGGACGCTGCTGACGTCCGCCGCGACAGGCTGA
- a CDS encoding DUF1214 domain-containing protein encodes MGIVIRWLLTVSLAIATGVGSALYLAGWLPLNPPGLFRAIELNHWTSDPAIGSTTADPYTRAFVARRGLLGLRREEATYYLRAVDDEGQTLRDHCAYVIEGEVPDARWWSVTLYADDYYLARNEDGAHSIDMTRAVIDADGIWRATIQATDPDDGSFWISSRNAGRFDLIYRLYNASEAILDSPESALVTPRIVRLGCEGERAS; translated from the coding sequence ATGGGAATTGTGATCCGCTGGCTGCTCACCGTGAGTCTTGCAATAGCAACAGGCGTGGGCTCGGCGCTCTATTTGGCGGGCTGGCTGCCGTTGAACCCGCCCGGCCTGTTTCGCGCCATCGAGCTGAACCACTGGACCAGCGACCCGGCTATCGGCTCAACAACCGCAGACCCCTACACGCGGGCCTTCGTGGCCCGCCGTGGTCTGTTGGGCCTGCGCCGCGAGGAAGCGACCTATTATCTGCGCGCCGTTGACGATGAGGGGCAAACGCTACGGGATCACTGTGCCTATGTCATCGAGGGCGAGGTTCCGGATGCGCGCTGGTGGTCGGTCACCTTGTATGCCGACGACTACTATCTTGCCCGGAACGAAGACGGGGCTCATTCGATCGATATGACACGAGCTGTGATCGACGCGGATGGCATCTGGCGCGCCACAATCCAGGCCACCGATCCGGACGACGGCTCTTTCTGGATTTCCAGCCGGAATGCCGGCCGCTTTGACCTGATTTATCGCCTTTATAATGCCAGCGAGGCCATACTCGATTCGCCCGAAAGTGCGCTCGTCACGCCCCGCATCGTCCGGCTGGGTTGCGAGGGGGAAAGGGCATCGTGA
- a CDS encoding phosphomethylpyrimidine synthase ThiC yields the protein MNKPTNQNAFETPKVTTGPLPGSSRVYSHPKAAPHLSVPHREIELHPTAMEPPVRVYDTSGPYADPDAAIDVEAGLPRWRTERILARGGVEAHEGREPTPLDNGGATGKYLARAFPVRHKPLKATGSAPVTQFEFARAGIITDEMIYAAERENLGRTHALPDAAKNLADGESFGASVPEFVTPEFVRDEIARGRAIIPANINHPRSSR from the coding sequence ATGAACAAGCCCACAAACCAGAACGCCTTCGAGACGCCGAAAGTCACCACCGGGCCGCTGCCGGGTTCATCGCGGGTCTATTCACACCCGAAAGCCGCGCCGCACCTGTCCGTGCCGCACCGCGAGATCGAGCTGCACCCGACGGCAATGGAGCCACCGGTCCGCGTCTATGACACGTCCGGCCCCTATGCCGATCCGGATGCGGCCATCGACGTCGAGGCGGGCCTGCCGCGCTGGCGCACCGAGCGCATCTTGGCGCGCGGCGGGGTTGAGGCGCATGAGGGCCGCGAGCCCACCCCGCTGGATAATGGCGGGGCCACCGGCAAATATCTCGCCCGGGCGTTTCCGGTTCGGCACAAGCCGCTCAAGGCCACGGGCTCGGCCCCCGTCACTCAGTTCGAATTCGCCCGCGCCGGCATCATCACCGACGAAATGATCTACGCCGCCGAGCGCGAAAATCTCGGCCGCACACACGCTCTGCCCGATGCCGCGAAAAACCTCGCCGATGGTGAAAGCTTCGGCGCGTCCGTGCCGGAATTCGTCACCCCGGAATTTGTCCGCGACGAGATCGCCCGCGGCCGCGCCATCATCCCGGCCAATATCAACCACCCGAGGTCGAGCCGATGA
- a CDS encoding DUF1254 domain-containing protein, producing MIRYLIVFIALVAGAHAATLWYLPRLAMNTAMSRLASVGATPNTIAHVPPTDETSRRVVRPSPDLLYSVCLLNLADGPVQIRAADWGGYMSLSVFAGNTDNVAAVNEMQASGDIILSVADGGGADVDLGGPRGIAIIRRLVTNTDALTHADAVRRQDDSCEALEPS from the coding sequence GTGATCCGTTACCTTATTGTCTTTATCGCGCTGGTCGCCGGTGCGCATGCCGCAACGCTCTGGTATTTGCCCCGCCTCGCCATGAACACCGCCATGTCGCGGCTGGCGTCCGTCGGAGCAACGCCAAACACGATAGCGCATGTACCGCCAACTGATGAAACAAGCCGCCGCGTCGTCCGGCCGTCGCCGGATTTGCTCTATTCGGTCTGCCTGTTGAATCTGGCCGATGGGCCCGTGCAGATCCGGGCGGCGGATTGGGGCGGTTACATGTCGCTCTCGGTTTTCGCGGGCAATACCGACAATGTGGCAGCCGTCAACGAGATGCAGGCGTCCGGTGATATCATCCTTTCCGTTGCTGATGGCGGCGGTGCTGATGTTGACCTTGGAGGCCCGCGCGGTATCGCCATTATTCGCCGCTTGGTCACAAATACCGACGCCCTGACGCACGCCGATGCCGTCCGGCGTCAGGATGATAGCTGCGAAGCTTTGGAGCCCTCATGA
- a CDS encoding MmcQ/YjbR family DNA-binding protein, which yields MTREEFDEYCRGLPHTTHVVQWGNASVWKIGGKVFTVGGWNEDEAAFCVSFKTSDTSFEILSEQPGCRPAPYLASRGMKWIQRTGKKTLSDADLKDYLAESYRIVGTGLTKKLQGELGFLDQEMKA from the coding sequence ATGACGCGCGAGGAATTCGATGAGTATTGCCGCGGCCTGCCGCACACCACCCATGTGGTGCAATGGGGCAATGCCTCGGTCTGGAAGATCGGCGGCAAGGTCTTCACCGTCGGCGGCTGGAATGAGGATGAGGCCGCGTTCTGCGTCTCCTTCAAGACCTCTGACACCTCCTTTGAAATCCTCAGCGAACAGCCCGGCTGCCGCCCCGCGCCCTATCTCGCCTCGCGCGGCATGAAATGGATCCAGCGCACCGGCAAGAAGACCCTCTCGGATGCGGATCTGAAAGATTATCTCGCCGAGAGCTATCGCATCGTTGGCACGGGGCTGACGAAGAAGCTGCAAGGCGAACTGGGATTCCTCGATCAGGAGATGAAGGCATGA
- a CDS encoding acyloxyacyl hydrolase, producing the protein MKTCVLAAMGAALLSAPVLAADHEWEFRLGVTAHDLSDHVEDGPNITVGLVGPQIEALSLIWTPRPYVYGSFNTNELTNFGGAGLEWDFNITENLSFQPAFGLSYNDGVRDIDRTAPPSDPNRIRLATTRSLMGEHILFHTTFALNYEFSDQITVAAYYEHISHGQILGSGRNQALDNAGIRFGYRWGQR; encoded by the coding sequence ATGAAAACATGTGTTCTCGCTGCAATGGGCGCAGCGCTATTGTCTGCGCCGGTATTGGCGGCAGATCATGAATGGGAATTTCGTCTGGGCGTGACCGCCCATGACCTCTCCGATCATGTCGAGGATGGCCCCAATATCACCGTCGGTCTTGTCGGCCCGCAGATCGAGGCCTTGAGCCTGATCTGGACGCCGCGCCCCTATGTCTACGGGTCGTTCAATACCAATGAATTGACCAATTTCGGCGGCGCCGGTCTCGAATGGGATTTCAATATTACCGAGAACCTGTCTTTCCAGCCCGCTTTCGGCCTGTCCTATAATGACGGCGTGCGCGATATCGACCGCACCGCCCCGCCGAGCGATCCGAACCGCATCCGTCTGGCCACCACGCGGTCATTGATGGGCGAGCACATTCTCTTTCACACGACATTCGCGCTGAATTACGAATTTTCCGACCAGATCACGGTCGCGGCCTATTACGAGCACATCTCGCATGGCCAGATTCTCGGCAGCGGGCGCAATCAGGCGCTCGACAATGCCGGTATCCGCTTCGGATATCGCTGGGGCCAGCGCTAG
- a CDS encoding GFA family protein: MTHKGACHCGSIKYELTSDPLFVHGCHCRDCQKQTGGPFAVNALIERDRIRLVSGEPVRTQQKTDSGRPHDVWRCSDCLTALWSDYGRREVLVFVRAMTLDDPAACPPDVHIFTRSKAPFIDLPEDVRAFDVFYSMKAEWPADSLGRFDALDTRRLGKG, translated from the coding sequence ATGACCCATAAAGGTGCCTGCCATTGCGGCAGTATCAAATACGAACTCACCAGTGATCCGCTCTTCGTGCATGGCTGTCATTGCCGGGATTGCCAGAAGCAGACCGGCGGGCCGTTTGCCGTCAATGCCCTGATCGAGCGGGACCGGATCAGGCTGGTCTCCGGCGAGCCGGTGCGCACGCAGCAGAAAACCGATAGCGGCCGCCCGCATGATGTCTGGCGGTGTTCAGACTGCCTGACCGCGCTGTGGAGCGATTATGGCCGCCGCGAGGTGTTGGTCTTTGTCCGCGCCATGACACTGGACGATCCGGCGGCCTGTCCGCCCGACGTGCACATTTTCACACGCTCGAAAGCGCCCTTCATCGACCTGCCGGAAGATGTTCGCGCATTTGACGTATTCTACAGCATGAAGGCGGAATGGCCGGCGGACTCTCTTGGCCGGTTTGACGCGCTGGACACGCGCCGCCTCGGCAAGGGCTGA
- a CDS encoding phosphoserine transaminase yields MTEYSKPHLRPFDPRFSCGPTKKHPGWSADQLANGMLGRSHRANGPRQRIVEAYERTAALLECPADYRVSMVAGSDTGAMEAAMWSLLGPRGVDVFAWDIFGGRWTKDARDELKLEDLRIFEADSGNTPDFSQADPSRDIIFTWNATASGARIPNTDWISETREGLTIVDATSAAFAMELDWSKIDVLTYSWQKSLGGEAQHGMIILGPRAIERLAQHRPAWPVPRILQLHNAERTGVLEEIFDGKTVNTPSLLCFEDYLMSLRWAAREGGLPALIGRVDRNFAALTAWVERTGWIDWLCTDAATRSPVSVTLKFAEPDIAALDQETQWQLTRKMVALLERENAALDVNPHPSAPAGLRIWCGPTVEADDVAALGPWLDWAYAEARAEM; encoded by the coding sequence ATGACCGAATATTCGAAACCGCATTTGCGCCCTTTTGATCCGCGCTTTTCCTGCGGCCCGACCAAAAAGCATCCGGGCTGGTCCGCAGATCAGCTGGCCAATGGCATGCTGGGACGCAGCCACCGCGCCAACGGCCCGCGCCAGCGCATCGTCGAAGCCTATGAGCGCACGGCCGCTCTGCTGGAATGCCCGGCGGATTACAGGGTCTCGATGGTGGCCGGGTCCGATACCGGTGCCATGGAAGCCGCCATGTGGTCGCTCCTGGGCCCGCGCGGCGTGGATGTCTTTGCCTGGGATATCTTCGGCGGGCGCTGGACCAAGGATGCGCGCGACGAGCTGAAACTGGAAGATTTGCGGATTTTCGAAGCCGATAGCGGCAACACGCCCGATTTCAGCCAGGCTGATCCATCGCGCGACATCATCTTCACCTGGAATGCCACAGCATCGGGCGCGCGGATCCCGAATACGGACTGGATTTCCGAGACCCGTGAGGGCCTCACCATTGTCGACGCCACATCGGCAGCCTTTGCCATGGAGCTCGACTGGTCGAAGATCGATGTCCTGACCTATTCCTGGCAGAAATCCCTTGGCGGCGAGGCCCAGCACGGCATGATCATTCTCGGGCCGCGCGCTATCGAGCGGCTGGCGCAGCATCGTCCGGCCTGGCCCGTGCCGCGCATTCTCCAGCTGCACAATGCGGAACGCACCGGCGTTCTGGAAGAAATCTTTGACGGCAAGACGGTGAACACGCCGTCATTGCTCTGTTTCGAGGACTATCTCATGTCGCTCAGATGGGCGGCGCGCGAAGGCGGACTCCCGGCGCTCATTGGCCGGGTAGACAGGAATTTCGCCGCGCTGACCGCATGGGTGGAACGTACCGGCTGGATTGACTGGCTCTGCACAGACGCGGCCACGCGCTCACCGGTCTCGGTCACGCTGAAGTTCGCCGAACCCGATATCGCAGCCCTGGATCAGGAAACGCAATGGCAACTGACCCGCAAGATGGTCGCGCTTCTGGAACGCGAGAATGCGGCGCTGGATGTCAATCCGCACCCGTCGGCACCGGCCGGCTTGCGCATCTGGTGTGGACCCACGGTCGAGGCCGATGATGTCGCCGCGCTCGGCCCGTGGCTGGACTGGGCCTATGCCGAGGCGCGCGCCGAAATGTAG
- a CDS encoding YkgJ family cysteine cluster protein, with amino-acid sequence MSSAAYDCVTCGACCFSRNPRYLVLLPEDASRPLPPDQLFEEGGRTFMDFSCGHCAHLKLAAGQALCGVYEHRPEACRAFRAGSFECQRAIRANGVMGEKVRETVAA; translated from the coding sequence ATGTCCAGTGCGGCGTATGATTGCGTCACTTGCGGGGCGTGCTGTTTCAGCCGCAATCCGCGCTATCTCGTTCTATTGCCGGAAGATGCCAGCCGGCCCCTGCCGCCGGACCAGCTGTTTGAAGAGGGCGGACGCACCTTCATGGATTTTTCCTGCGGGCATTGCGCGCATCTGAAGCTGGCGGCCGGACAGGCACTGTGCGGCGTCTATGAGCACCGCCCCGAAGCCTGCCGCGCCTTCCGCGCCGGCAGTTTCGAATGCCAGCGCGCGATCCGGGCGAATGGCGTGATGGGGGAGAAGGTGCGGGAGACGGTCGCTGCATAG
- a CDS encoding glutathione S-transferase family protein, with protein sequence MIIVHHLENSRSQRVLWLLEELGLPYEVKRYERDPKTMAGSPDLYKIHPLGKSPVIEEDGIIVAETGAILEYIREAHGLGDMAVEPGSAQARAVTYWLHYAEGSAMNPLLLKLIFTRLPLGASALLRPLVKGVADKALKTFVDPRVAQHVAYWEGELSRTGWFAGDKMTLADIMMSFPLEGVAARAGVENTPAIGDFLKRIHARPAYQAALEKGGPYDYA encoded by the coding sequence ATGATCATCGTCCACCATCTTGAAAATTCGCGTTCCCAGCGTGTCCTCTGGCTGCTCGAGGAGTTGGGCCTGCCCTATGAGGTCAAACGCTATGAGCGCGATCCGAAGACCATGGCCGGATCGCCGGACCTCTACAAAATCCATCCTCTGGGAAAATCCCCGGTCATCGAGGAGGACGGCATTATCGTCGCCGAAACCGGCGCTATCCTGGAATATATCCGCGAGGCCCACGGGCTCGGCGACATGGCGGTCGAGCCCGGCAGTGCGCAGGCGCGGGCGGTAACCTACTGGCTGCATTATGCCGAAGGCTCGGCGATGAATCCGCTGCTCCTGAAACTGATCTTCACCCGGCTGCCGCTCGGCGCGAGCGCGCTCCTCCGGCCTCTGGTCAAGGGCGTCGCCGACAAGGCGCTGAAAACCTTCGTCGATCCGCGCGTTGCCCAGCACGTCGCCTATTGGGAGGGTGAATTGTCAAGGACCGGCTGGTTTGCCGGAGATAAAATGACGCTCGCCGACATCATGATGAGCTTTCCGCTGGAAGGCGTGGCCGCACGCGCCGGCGTCGAAAACACACCGGCCATCGGCGATTTCCTGAAACGTATTCACGCCCGCCCGGCCTATCAGGCGGCCCTGGAAAAAGGCGGGCCCTATGATTACGCCTGA
- a CDS encoding adenylosuccinate synthase translates to MANVTVVGAQWGDEGKGKIVDWLSHRADVVARFQGGHNAGHTLVVGEAVYKLSLFPSGVVRGKLSVIGNGVVVDPWAFRDEKQRLEDQGVHITPDLVRISETASLILPVHRELDALRENRDDGMAIGTTRRGIGPAYEDKVGRRSIRVCDLADPASLPAKVKDLLHHHNAIRKGLGQPEYETGELVAALEEIAPVILPYMSPVWRDLDQAIREDRKILFEGAQGAMLDVDHGTYPYVTSSNTVAGQASAGTGVGPKSAGYGLGIVKAYTTRVGEGPFPTELKDEIGQKLGEKGREFGVVTGRQRRCGWFDAVLVRQAVTVGGLDGVVLTKLDVLDGFDELKICIAYEIDGERYDRLPPERGLQARARPVYETIEGWSDSTFGAREWGQLPAAAVKYVRRVEELIGVPVAMLSTSPEREDVILVTDPFRG, encoded by the coding sequence ATGGCCAATGTGACCGTCGTCGGCGCGCAATGGGGAGATGAGGGCAAGGGCAAGATTGTCGACTGGCTCTCGCATCGCGCGGATGTCGTGGCGCGTTTCCAGGGCGGACATAATGCCGGCCATACGCTGGTCGTCGGCGAGGCCGTCTACAAGCTGTCGCTTTTCCCGTCCGGCGTGGTGCGCGGAAAGCTCTCCGTCATCGGCAATGGCGTGGTCGTCGACCCCTGGGCCTTCCGGGACGAGAAGCAGCGGCTGGAAGACCAGGGCGTGCACATCACCCCGGACCTCGTCAGGATTTCCGAAACGGCCAGCCTCATTCTCCCGGTGCATCGCGAGCTCGATGCGCTACGCGAGAACCGCGATGACGGCATGGCCATCGGCACCACACGCCGCGGCATCGGCCCCGCGTATGAGGACAAGGTCGGCCGCCGCTCCATCCGGGTCTGTGATCTCGCCGATCCGGCTTCCTTGCCAGCCAAGGTCAAAGACCTGCTGCACCACCACAATGCCATCCGCAAAGGCCTCGGCCAGCCGGAATATGAAACCGGAGAGCTGGTGGCCGCTCTGGAAGAGATCGCCCCCGTCATCCTGCCCTATATGTCCCCGGTGTGGCGTGATCTGGATCAGGCGATCCGCGAGGACAGGAAAATCCTGTTCGAAGGCGCGCAAGGCGCCATGCTGGATGTCGACCACGGCACCTATCCCTATGTGACCTCGTCCAACACAGTGGCCGGCCAGGCATCCGCCGGAACCGGCGTCGGACCGAAATCAGCCGGCTATGGCCTCGGCATTGTGAAGGCCTACACGACCCGCGTGGGCGAGGGGCCTTTCCCGACCGAACTGAAAGACGAAATCGGCCAGAAGCTGGGTGAAAAGGGCCGTGAATTCGGCGTCGTGACCGGACGCCAGCGCCGCTGCGGCTGGTTTGATGCCGTGCTGGTCCGTCAGGCCGTTACCGTGGGCGGGCTGGATGGCGTCGTGCTCACCAAGCTGGATGTGCTAGATGGCTTTGATGAATTGAAAATCTGCATCGCCTACGAGATTGATGGCGAGCGCTATGATCGCCTGCCGCCGGAACGAGGCCTGCAGGCGCGCGCCAGGCCGGTGTACGAGACCATTGAAGGCTGGTCGGACTCCACATTCGGCGCCCGCGAATGGGGCCAGCTTCCGGCCGCTGCGGTCAAGTATGTGCGCCGGGTGGAGGAGCTGATCGGCGTGCCGGTGGCCATGCTGTCCACCAGCCCCGAGCGCGAGGATGTCATCCTCGTCACCGACCCCTTCCGGGGTTAG
- a CDS encoding class I SAM-dependent methyltransferase, whose product MTVELRPILRACPSCGTDEPRDLGLGRSPWTIGECGACGFAYLTAAASYADLSDYYSWDKAIIIEAGRRKKAQPVVQWLDQKTRWRLHLFPRPETRTFLQDLVPGGHVVDIGCGSGKQGLALPDQYTPFGVEISRTLAEEADAAFAARGGACQHAPSSEGLGRFDADMFDGAMLNSYLEHEAEPLPVLKALHRVLNPTGVAVVKVPNFASWNAAVMKQNWCGIRLPDHVNYFTPDSLQEMAEAAGFTVAFPKLTNLPTNDNFWAFLRPAPAQA is encoded by the coding sequence ATGACAGTCGAGTTGAGGCCAATCCTGCGCGCTTGTCCGAGTTGCGGCACCGATGAGCCACGTGATCTGGGACTGGGCCGAAGCCCGTGGACCATTGGCGAATGTGGCGCTTGCGGGTTTGCCTATCTGACCGCGGCGGCGTCGTATGCCGATTTGTCGGATTATTATTCCTGGGACAAGGCCATCATCATCGAGGCCGGGCGGCGCAAGAAGGCGCAGCCCGTGGTGCAATGGCTGGACCAGAAAACGCGCTGGCGGCTGCATCTTTTTCCCCGGCCGGAGACCCGCACCTTCCTTCAGGATCTCGTGCCGGGCGGCCATGTCGTCGACATTGGCTGTGGCAGTGGCAAGCAGGGGCTGGCTCTGCCGGACCAATACACGCCGTTTGGCGTAGAAATTTCCCGCACACTGGCGGAGGAGGCAGATGCCGCTTTCGCAGCGCGCGGCGGAGCCTGCCAGCATGCACCGTCTTCAGAAGGGCTCGGCAGGTTTGACGCCGACATGTTCGACGGGGCGATGCTGAATTCCTACCTGGAGCATGAGGCCGAGCCCCTGCCCGTGCTGAAAGCCCTGCACCGCGTGTTGAATCCGACCGGTGTGGCGGTGGTGAAAGTGCCGAATTTCGCCTCCTGGAATGCGGCGGTGATGAAGCAGAACTGGTGCGGTATCCGCCTGCCGGATCACGTCAATTACTTCACCCCGGATTCGCTGCAGGAGATGGCGGAAGCGGCGGGTTTTACGGTCGCGTTTCCGAAGCTGACCAATCTGCCGACCAATGACAATTTCTGGGCCTTCCTGCGTCCGGCACCGGCTCAGGCGTAA
- a CDS encoding phosphomethylpyrimidine synthase ThiC, translating into MKDGIITYKIAAHAADLAKGHPPAPRFATTPCHKARFEFRWEDQFNLGLDPDTARKYHDETLPKGIRQDRPLLLHVRTQILLYEDHAGNQG; encoded by the coding sequence GTGAAGGACGGCATCATTACCTACAAGATCGCCGCCCACGCAGCCGACCTGGCCAAAGGGCATCCGCCGGCGCCCAGATTCGCGACAACGCCCTGTCACAAGGCCCGGTTCGAGTTCCGCTGGGAAGACCAGTTCAACCTCGGGCTGGACCCCGACACCGCCCGCAAATACCACGACGAGACCTTGCCGAAAGGAATCCGCCAAGACCGCCCACTTTTGCTCCATGTGCGGACCCAAATTCTGCTCTATGAAGATCACGCAGGAAATCAGGGATGA
- a CDS encoding thioredoxin family protein produces MLRFWVAALCLFVLTAPVRAIDGDANPFIETADARANVDAAMAQAVANSTRVILVFGADWCHDSHGLVDHFSQADMQQILSENYEVVHIDVGWRHRNLDIAREYGVPTIYGTPTVLIIDPDLGLVNRGTMHSWHTAFSRDHQDVVNYFRRFAFSVPGGGVVENSQTYAALIAQIEEWENREGARLSNAYVMLQEWRATLDEEFAAAGNDEDATRIVELFHSVEYDIDRHRGRMREDLNALYSEAREAVRDALFELGSILTPELAEVLDANRPQIRLAFPDYGEVLFPWEEDGWEL; encoded by the coding sequence ATGTTACGTTTTTGGGTTGCTGCGCTTTGCCTGTTCGTTTTGACGGCCCCCGTTCGCGCTATTGACGGCGATGCAAATCCCTTTATCGAAACGGCCGATGCTCGGGCGAATGTCGATGCCGCCATGGCGCAGGCCGTTGCCAATTCGACCCGCGTGATTCTGGTGTTCGGCGCAGACTGGTGTCATGACAGCCATGGCCTGGTCGATCATTTTTCCCAAGCGGACATGCAGCAGATCCTCTCCGAGAATTACGAGGTCGTTCACATCGACGTCGGTTGGCGCCATCGCAATCTCGATATTGCGCGGGAATACGGTGTGCCAACGATTTACGGCACCCCGACCGTTCTGATCATTGATCCCGATCTTGGGCTCGTGAACCGGGGCACAATGCATAGCTGGCATACTGCATTTTCGCGCGATCATCAGGACGTCGTGAATTATTTCCGCCGCTTTGCCTTCTCGGTTCCGGGCGGCGGCGTTGTTGAGAATTCGCAAACCTATGCCGCACTGATCGCGCAAATCGAGGAATGGGAAAACCGAGAGGGCGCCCGCCTGTCGAATGCCTACGTCATGCTTCAGGAGTGGCGCGCGACGCTTGATGAGGAGTTCGCAGCCGCTGGAAATGACGAGGACGCCACCCGCATAGTCGAGCTCTTTCATTCGGTAGAATACGATATTGACCGCCATCGCGGCCGCATGCGCGAAGATCTCAACGCTCTCTATTCCGAAGCCCGCGAGGCCGTACGGGATGCGCTTTTCGAGTTGGGCTCCATTCTGACGCCGGAGCTCGCTGAAGTACTGGACGCAAACCGGCCCCAAATCCGGCTCGCATTCCCCGACTACGGCGAGGTCCTTTTTCCATGGGAGGAAGACGGATGGGAATTGTGA